Proteins from a single region of Flavobacterium sp. K5-23:
- the ilvN gene encoding acetolactate synthase small subunit, whose protein sequence is MENKTFTVSVYSENNIGLLNRISGIFLKRHINILSLNVSESEIENVSRFIIVVNTSEKWVQNIVGQIEKQIEVIKAFYHVDEETIFLENALFKIQSSLLFDEKQIQNIIKESNSEIVTVAREFFVISKSGQRSDIEELYNKLKPFGIMQFVRSGRISVSKEKMEISTLLEELQ, encoded by the coding sequence ATGGAAAATAAAACATTCACCGTTTCAGTATATTCAGAAAACAACATTGGATTGTTAAATAGAATATCTGGCATCTTCTTAAAGCGACACATTAATATATTGAGTTTAAACGTCTCTGAATCAGAGATTGAAAACGTTTCAAGGTTTATTATTGTGGTCAACACCAGCGAAAAATGGGTGCAGAACATTGTAGGGCAAATAGAAAAACAAATAGAAGTCATCAAAGCATTTTATCATGTTGATGAAGAAACTATTTTTCTTGAAAACGCATTGTTCAAAATCCAATCCAGCTTATTATTCGATGAAAAACAAATTCAAAATATCATCAAAGAAAGCAACTCAGAAATAGTTACAGTAGCTAGAGAGTTTTTTGTGATTTCAAAATCGGGACAACGTTCTGACATAGAAGAACTTTACAATAAATTAAAACCTTTCGGTATTATGCAATTTGTTCGTTCTGGAAGGATTTCTGTTTCGAAAGAGAAAATGGAAATATCAACTTTATTGGAAGAGCTACAATAA